In Rhizobium jaguaris, a single window of DNA contains:
- a CDS encoding transporter substrate-binding domain-containing protein, which yields MRKNFILTAIAVALAFAPVAANAKDWTHVKVGIEGAFPPWNLMNSSGKLAGLDVDLINDLCTRAKVDCELIAGDWAGMIPGLNAGKYDLIMTLGINEKRKQVVDFTVPYASGVASFLLLKGGTVDELPDTGKCLNLNDKAAADPVMAEIGEKLKGKTIGVVQSTSQEQLINAYFGSNVTVRSYQNSGERDLDLKAGRIDAGFDSGVYGTTALAKPGNEDLEMSGPLMKGAMLATEVAIGMRKGETDLKAKFDAAIEDAAKAGTIKTLSEKWSKLDLTPTFGTN from the coding sequence ATGAGGAAGAATTTTATCCTGACGGCCATTGCCGTTGCCCTTGCCTTTGCGCCAGTCGCTGCGAACGCCAAGGATTGGACTCATGTAAAAGTCGGCATTGAGGGCGCCTTTCCTCCCTGGAATCTCATGAACTCCAGCGGCAAGCTCGCCGGGCTGGATGTCGATCTCATCAATGACCTATGCACTCGCGCCAAGGTCGATTGCGAGCTGATCGCCGGCGATTGGGCCGGCATGATCCCCGGCCTCAATGCCGGAAAATACGATCTCATCATGACCCTCGGTATCAATGAGAAGCGCAAGCAGGTGGTGGATTTCACCGTACCTTATGCCAGCGGCGTTGCATCCTTCTTGCTGCTGAAGGGCGGCACAGTCGACGAGCTGCCCGATACCGGCAAATGCCTGAATCTCAATGACAAGGCGGCGGCAGATCCAGTCATGGCTGAGATCGGCGAGAAACTGAAGGGTAAGACTATCGGCGTCGTGCAGTCGACCAGCCAGGAACAGCTGATCAATGCCTATTTCGGCAGCAACGTCACCGTTCGTTCCTACCAGAACTCGGGCGAGCGCGATCTCGACCTGAAGGCCGGCCGCATCGATGCCGGCTTCGACAGCGGCGTCTACGGCACGACGGCACTTGCCAAGCCCGGAAACGAGGATCTGGAAATGTCCGGCCCGCTGATGAAGGGCGCCATGCTGGCAACGGAGGTCGCTATCGGCATGCGTAAGGGCGAAACCGACTTGAAGGCGAAGTTCGACGCGGCGATCGAAGATGCCGCTAAGGCCGGAACTATCAAGACGCTCTCGGAAAAGTGGAGCAAGCTTGACCTGACGCCGACCTTCGGCACGAACTGA
- a CDS encoding ABC transporter ATP-binding protein codes for MTDTAPALSVRNLHKSFGPVEVLRGISLDAQEGDVVSILGSSGSGKSTFLRCINMLETPDSGEITVAGEAIHMQSGRKGARPTDRRQVDRIRSRLGMVFQSFNLWSHKTVLENIIEAPIHVQRRPKAECVEEAEALLAKVGIADKRNHYPSHLSGGQQQRAAIARALAMQPKVMLFDEPTSALDPELVGEVLRVMRGLAEEGRTMLVVTHEMGFARNVSSRVIFVHKGQIEEDGEPHEVFGGSQSERFRRFISK; via the coding sequence ATGACCGACACGGCTCCCGCGTTAAGCGTCAGGAACCTGCACAAGAGCTTCGGCCCGGTGGAAGTCCTGAGAGGCATATCGCTTGATGCCCAAGAGGGCGACGTCGTCTCCATTCTCGGCTCGTCCGGATCGGGAAAATCGACCTTCCTTCGCTGCATCAATATGCTGGAAACGCCCGATTCCGGCGAGATCACAGTGGCCGGCGAGGCCATTCACATGCAGTCCGGCCGTAAAGGCGCCCGTCCGACCGATCGCCGGCAGGTCGACCGCATCCGCTCCAGGCTCGGCATGGTGTTCCAGAGCTTCAACCTCTGGAGCCACAAGACCGTTTTGGAAAATATCATCGAAGCGCCTATCCACGTGCAGCGCCGCCCAAAAGCGGAATGCGTCGAGGAGGCGGAGGCACTGCTTGCCAAGGTCGGCATCGCTGATAAGCGCAATCATTATCCCTCCCATCTTTCCGGTGGGCAGCAGCAGCGCGCCGCCATCGCCCGCGCGCTTGCCATGCAGCCGAAGGTGATGCTGTTCGACGAGCCGACATCGGCGCTCGATCCCGAGCTGGTGGGCGAAGTCCTGCGCGTCATGCGCGGGCTCGCAGAGGAAGGACGCACCATGCTGGTCGTCACGCACGAGATGGGTTTTGCCCGCAACGTCTCCAGCCGTGTGATCTTCGTCCACAAGGGGCAGATCGAAGAAGACGGCGAGCCGCATGAGGTTTTCGGCGGCTCGCAATCGGAGCGCTTCCGCCGGTTCATTTCCAAATAA
- a CDS encoding M20 family metallopeptidase: protein MKNSSEIWDTVEEKSQAFFDLSDRIWGMPETNYEEFRSSAEHALLLEQEGFRVQRNVAGLPTAVMGEAGEGGPVIAILGEFDALPGLSQEAGIAEERPLVAGGNGHGCGHNLLGSGSMLAAAAVKDFLTANGLKGRVRYYGCPAEEGGSSKGFMVRAGVFDDVDIAISWHPAAFVGVNNPISLACNEINFHFSGRASHAAATPHLGRSALDAVELMNVGVNYMREHMSSTARIHYAITDAGGAAPNVVQARATVRYLVRARTLPELLSLVARVKKVAEGAALMTETTVRSEIISGDANLVGNTPLEELMFANLERLGPPAFDSADEAAARKFQETFNAEDIAASYGRFGLKPKKSQGLCDIIFPLDAGDGTLVGSTDVGTVSWVVPTVQMRGATYAIGTPGHSWQLVAQGKLPAAHKGMEHAAKIMASTALDLISNPALIEAAKSDHKARLDGTPFVNPIPDDVEPPLPEKNNA from the coding sequence ATGAAAAACTCATCAGAAATCTGGGATACGGTCGAAGAAAAAAGCCAAGCCTTTTTTGACCTTAGCGATCGCATCTGGGGCATGCCGGAAACCAATTATGAGGAATTCCGCTCCTCGGCCGAGCACGCGCTTCTGCTCGAGCAGGAAGGCTTCCGCGTTCAGCGTAATGTGGCCGGCCTGCCGACGGCCGTCATGGGTGAAGCCGGCGAAGGTGGTCCCGTGATTGCGATCCTCGGCGAATTCGACGCCCTGCCTGGCCTCAGCCAGGAAGCGGGGATCGCCGAGGAACGACCGCTCGTCGCCGGCGGCAATGGCCACGGCTGCGGTCATAATCTGCTCGGATCCGGTTCGATGTTGGCCGCCGCCGCGGTTAAGGATTTCCTGACCGCAAATGGCCTGAAAGGCCGGGTGCGCTATTATGGCTGCCCTGCGGAAGAAGGTGGCTCGTCCAAGGGCTTCATGGTGCGCGCCGGCGTCTTTGACGACGTCGATATCGCCATATCCTGGCATCCGGCTGCCTTTGTCGGCGTCAACAATCCGATCTCGCTTGCCTGCAACGAGATCAATTTCCATTTTTCCGGCCGCGCATCGCATGCGGCGGCGACACCTCATCTCGGCCGCAGCGCGCTTGACGCCGTGGAACTGATGAATGTCGGCGTCAATTATATGCGTGAACACATGTCATCGACGGCACGCATCCACTACGCCATCACCGATGCCGGCGGCGCAGCACCCAACGTCGTGCAAGCGCGAGCGACAGTGCGCTACCTGGTGCGGGCTCGCACGCTCCCCGAATTGTTGAGCCTTGTTGCCCGGGTAAAGAAGGTCGCCGAAGGCGCCGCCTTGATGACGGAGACCACTGTGCGCAGCGAGATTATCAGCGGCGACGCCAATCTGGTCGGCAATACGCCGCTGGAAGAGCTGATGTTTGCCAATCTCGAAAGGCTTGGCCCGCCGGCCTTCGACAGCGCAGATGAGGCGGCGGCACGCAAATTCCAGGAGACATTCAACGCGGAGGATATCGCAGCCTCCTATGGCCGCTTCGGTTTGAAGCCGAAGAAGAGCCAGGGACTTTGCGATATCATCTTCCCGCTCGATGCCGGCGACGGGACGCTGGTCGGCTCGACGGATGTCGGCACAGTGAGCTGGGTCGTGCCGACCGTGCAGATGCGCGGCGCCACCTATGCCATCGGCACGCCCGGCCATTCCTGGCAGCTTGTTGCGCAGGGAAAGCTTCCTGCCGCCCATAAGGGCATGGAGCATGCCGCAAAGATCATGGCGAGCACTGCCCTCGATCTCATCAGCAATCCCGCTCTCATCGAGGCAGCCAAGTCGGATCATAAGGCGCGTCTCGACGGCACGCCTTTCGTCAATCCGATCCCCGATGATGTAGAGCCGCCGCTGCCGGAGAAGAACAATGCCTGA
- a CDS encoding transporter substrate-binding domain-containing protein has translation MKHLRFLLKALSVLTLVLASTVAHAEEKKWTHVTIATEGEFRPWNFTKADGTLDGYEIDLIKYLCAHMKVECTTVVQSFDGMIPALQAGKFDAIISGMSATPKREEIIAFSDSYGTTGQTFATLKSDPLAQLPLKDQVFSLASNEQGAIDALKQLEPMLKGKTIGVQTASIAETFLQKYLKDVVTIQEYKTTEQHDLDLKAGRVDLIMASTAYLSTAATKPGNGDFVLTGPRFQGGLLGRGSSVGLRKTDPELKAMFNDAIAAAKADGTIAKLSQKWFGFDVTPR, from the coding sequence ATGAAACATCTGAGGTTTCTGCTGAAGGCTCTCAGCGTTTTGACGCTCGTCCTTGCGTCGACCGTCGCACATGCGGAGGAAAAGAAATGGACGCATGTGACGATCGCCACAGAAGGTGAATTCCGCCCTTGGAACTTCACCAAGGCGGACGGCACGCTGGACGGCTACGAAATCGACCTGATCAAATATCTTTGCGCCCACATGAAGGTGGAATGCACGACCGTCGTCCAGTCCTTCGACGGTATGATCCCCGCCCTGCAAGCCGGCAAGTTCGACGCCATCATTTCCGGCATGTCGGCAACGCCGAAGCGCGAAGAAATCATTGCCTTCAGCGATTCCTACGGCACGACCGGCCAAACTTTCGCAACCCTGAAATCCGATCCGCTTGCGCAGTTGCCGCTGAAGGACCAGGTCTTCTCGCTGGCATCGAACGAGCAGGGCGCGATCGACGCTCTTAAGCAACTCGAACCCATGCTGAAGGGCAAGACCATCGGCGTGCAGACGGCATCGATCGCCGAGACCTTCCTGCAGAAATACTTGAAGGATGTCGTTACCATCCAGGAATACAAGACGACTGAACAACACGATCTGGATCTCAAGGCCGGCCGCGTCGATCTGATTATGGCTTCGACCGCTTACCTGTCGACGGCGGCCACCAAACCCGGTAACGGCGATTTCGTGCTGACCGGTCCGCGCTTTCAGGGCGGCCTGCTTGGACGCGGCAGCTCCGTGGGCCTGCGCAAGACCGATCCGGAACTGAAGGCAATGTTCAACGACGCCATTGCCGCCGCCAAAGCCGATGGAACGATCGCGAAGCTCTCGCAAAAATGGTTCGGCTTCGACGTAACACCGCGCTAA
- a CDS encoding mandelate racemase/muconate lactonizing enzyme family protein, protein MTIQSARVTAYATPYDEPITNGLYTYTHTQIVIVELETKSGVVGLGWTHGGKIVYEALREIAQLVVGQPLNTERIWKLIYQPKLFGRRGLETRAQSAVDIAVWDAIGKECGRSVHQMLGGYRDTVPAYVAGGYYGKGKGLDGLQKEVSDKAAKGAKAIKMKIGAVPLADDFARVDAVIEAVGPGVSVLTDANNAYNRLDALKMARFLEERGCFWFEEPLSPEDNAGAAALVRRTDIPIALGENEYTITGFRDLITAGAADVLNADAQILGGITEWQKCAHYADANHVPVAPHGDQEIHVHLVAAVPNGLIVEYYDNSLNRLKDAMFHQQLEVNADGSISAPARPGLGFDLNHIALEKFKVEG, encoded by the coding sequence ATGACCATCCAGTCCGCACGCGTCACCGCCTATGCTACGCCGTATGACGAACCGATCACCAACGGGCTTTATACCTACACCCATACGCAAATCGTGATTGTTGAGCTGGAGACGAAGTCCGGGGTCGTCGGCCTCGGATGGACGCATGGCGGCAAGATCGTCTACGAGGCGCTTCGCGAAATTGCGCAGCTCGTCGTCGGCCAGCCGCTCAACACCGAGCGGATCTGGAAACTCATCTACCAGCCGAAGCTGTTCGGCCGCCGCGGCCTTGAAACCCGCGCCCAGAGCGCCGTCGACATCGCGGTCTGGGACGCGATCGGCAAGGAATGCGGCCGATCCGTCCACCAGATGCTGGGCGGCTATCGCGATACGGTGCCCGCCTATGTCGCGGGTGGCTATTACGGCAAGGGCAAGGGTCTCGACGGCTTGCAGAAGGAAGTTTCCGACAAGGCGGCAAAGGGCGCCAAAGCAATCAAGATGAAGATCGGCGCCGTGCCGCTGGCTGATGATTTCGCCCGTGTCGATGCCGTCATCGAAGCAGTCGGCCCCGGAGTCTCGGTCCTGACCGACGCGAACAATGCCTATAATCGCCTGGACGCCCTGAAGATGGCGCGCTTTCTCGAAGAACGCGGCTGTTTCTGGTTCGAAGAGCCGCTTTCGCCGGAGGACAATGCCGGCGCTGCCGCCCTGGTCCGCCGGACGGATATCCCGATCGCGCTTGGCGAAAACGAATATACGATCACCGGTTTCCGCGATCTGATCACCGCAGGCGCCGCAGATGTGCTCAACGCCGACGCGCAGATTCTCGGCGGCATCACCGAATGGCAAAAATGCGCCCATTATGCCGACGCCAACCATGTCCCGGTCGCGCCGCACGGTGACCAGGAAATTCACGTCCATCTCGTTGCCGCCGTACCGAACGGGCTGATCGTCGAATATTACGACAACAGCCTCAATCGCCTGAAGGACGCGATGTTCCACCAGCAACTCGAGGTGAATGCAGATGGCTCCATCAGCGCTCCGGCACGCCCCGGTCTCGGTTTCGACCTCAACCACATCGCATTGGAGAAATTCAAGGTCGAGGGTTGA
- a CDS encoding NADH-quinone oxidoreductase subunit B family protein yields the protein MRKLLFGNLMRLPLTEPAPLPSDAAMEELANAVDTASRRRLGRSLSIRAVDAGSCNGCELEMQALNNPFYDIERFGIRFVASPRHADVLLVTGPVTKNMREALERTYNATPAPKWVVALGGCARDGGCFAGSYAVVGGVSKVVPVDLHIPGCPPSPTDILRGLLALLERASMGGRAS from the coding sequence ATGCGAAAGCTCCTCTTCGGAAACCTGATGCGCCTGCCGCTGACTGAACCGGCGCCACTGCCTTCCGATGCGGCGATGGAGGAACTCGCCAATGCCGTCGACACCGCATCCCGCCGGCGACTCGGCCGCAGCCTGTCGATCCGCGCAGTCGATGCCGGTTCCTGCAACGGTTGCGAGCTGGAGATGCAGGCGCTGAACAACCCCTTTTACGACATAGAGCGCTTCGGTATCCGCTTTGTCGCCTCGCCACGCCATGCCGATGTGCTGCTCGTGACTGGACCGGTGACGAAGAACATGCGGGAAGCCCTTGAGCGGACGTATAATGCTACGCCCGCTCCCAAATGGGTCGTGGCACTTGGCGGCTGCGCCCGCGACGGTGGCTGCTTCGCAGGCAGCTACGCCGTCGTCGGAGGAGTTTCGAAAGTCGTACCCGTGGACCTCCATATTCCCGGCTGCCCGCCATCGCCGACGGATATTCTCCGGGGTTTGCTTGCTTTGCTTGAACGCGCGAGCATGGGAGGCCGCGCGTCTTGA
- a CDS encoding ABC transporter permease, which translates to MNQPRFFDILSFGPDGWAKALLAGAWMTILIAITGYAIGIVIGGFGSWAKVSGGSATRIAADTYTTVLRGIPDLLVIYLLYFGGSTAVTAIGRLFGAEGFVGFPGFLAGSLAVGITSGAQQTEVFRGAFKAVHRGEIEAAIACGMSRWLRFRRIVAPLTLRHALPGLGNVWQVVLKESALVSITGVAELLRQAQVGAGSTGLPFDFYLIAGLLYLAISTMSGVLMRQAERYFNRGVRRA; encoded by the coding sequence ATGAACCAGCCGCGCTTCTTCGACATTCTGAGCTTCGGACCCGACGGCTGGGCGAAGGCATTGTTGGCCGGCGCCTGGATGACCATTCTCATCGCGATTACCGGCTATGCCATTGGCATCGTCATCGGCGGCTTCGGCTCCTGGGCCAAGGTTTCCGGTGGCAGCGCCACGCGCATTGCCGCCGACACCTACACGACCGTTTTGCGCGGCATCCCTGATCTGCTGGTCATCTATCTTCTCTATTTCGGCGGCAGCACGGCGGTAACGGCTATCGGGCGCCTGTTCGGTGCGGAAGGTTTTGTCGGCTTTCCGGGCTTCCTGGCAGGCTCGCTGGCAGTCGGGATCACATCTGGCGCGCAGCAGACGGAAGTCTTTCGCGGCGCCTTCAAGGCCGTGCACCGCGGTGAGATCGAGGCGGCGATCGCCTGCGGCATGTCGCGCTGGCTGCGCTTCCGGCGCATCGTAGCCCCCCTCACCTTGCGGCATGCGCTGCCTGGCCTGGGCAATGTCTGGCAGGTGGTGCTGAAGGAATCGGCCCTCGTTTCGATCACCGGAGTTGCTGAACTGCTGCGTCAGGCACAGGTCGGCGCCGGCTCCACCGGCCTGCCTTTCGATTTCTATCTGATCGCCGGGCTCCTTTATCTGGCCATCTCGACGATGTCCGGTGTGCTGATGCGTCAGGCGGAGCGCTACTTCAACCGCGGCGTCAGGAGGGCCTGA
- a CDS encoding GntR family transcriptional regulator, whose protein sequence is MSDVGLKSGDTGAEDEATRDVTDLILQDILGGLLLPGTWLKQIDLEKRYGCTRPEVRRALDRLAQKRLVEHVPNRGYHVYEPDGRRAAEVSDIRIILETAIAGQIVQNASPDSIRKLRILAKRFDETVLLGTMLELYEANLAFHRELLTLGGNKELVELITEIRQRTSSAPVSQWRTRARVEQSGREHHLMIDAIDAGDVEELKRLTIRHIRQS, encoded by the coding sequence ATGAGTGATGTCGGATTGAAGAGCGGCGACACGGGTGCCGAAGATGAGGCAACTCGCGACGTCACTGATCTCATTCTCCAGGATATCCTTGGAGGATTGCTCCTTCCCGGAACCTGGCTCAAGCAGATTGATCTTGAAAAGCGCTATGGCTGCACGCGGCCGGAAGTGCGCCGCGCACTGGACCGGCTAGCGCAGAAGCGGCTTGTCGAACACGTGCCAAATCGTGGCTACCATGTCTATGAGCCGGACGGCCGGCGCGCCGCGGAAGTCAGCGATATCCGCATAATATTGGAGACGGCGATTGCCGGCCAGATCGTCCAGAACGCTTCGCCCGACAGCATCCGGAAATTACGCATTCTGGCGAAGCGGTTCGACGAGACGGTTCTCCTCGGCACCATGCTGGAACTGTATGAAGCCAATCTGGCGTTCCATCGCGAATTGCTGACGCTCGGCGGCAACAAGGAATTGGTCGAGCTGATCACCGAGATCCGGCAACGCACCTCATCCGCGCCGGTTTCGCAATGGCGTACCCGGGCGCGTGTCGAACAGTCCGGCCGGGAACATCATCTGATGATCGATGCCATCGACGCCGGCGATGTCGAGGAACTGAAACGCCTCACGATACGCCATATCCGCCAATCCTAA
- a CDS encoding GntR family transcriptional regulator, protein MRVSSKSLASVPPLNEPVYLRVKRAIVADLVSGEFLPGMHLTIDTLTTRYGVSHMPIREALRQLEGEGILISLAHRGFKIESVTEDYIRNIYDIRVGIESLLAHRAAELATDEDIRDIRQLHETLSALIRSGGGVPAALENVKFHKRIYAIARNPEAELILEGRTRVVRSVGDGFGGYTPDVFETVIAEHEKMVVALERKDPKAAGDAVFDHVTAARDRLLAKMAETHRFTSDAAPQTGTQPSQGIPDQTL, encoded by the coding sequence ATGAGGGTGAGTTCCAAGAGTCTGGCCAGCGTCCCCCCGCTCAATGAACCGGTTTATCTGCGTGTCAAACGAGCGATCGTGGCCGATCTGGTCTCAGGAGAGTTCTTGCCCGGCATGCACCTGACCATCGACACGCTGACGACGCGTTACGGCGTCAGTCATATGCCGATCCGGGAAGCACTGCGGCAGTTGGAGGGTGAAGGTATCCTGATCTCGCTCGCCCATCGTGGCTTCAAGATCGAATCCGTGACCGAGGACTATATCCGCAACATCTACGACATCCGTGTCGGCATCGAATCCCTGCTTGCCCATCGGGCAGCGGAGCTCGCGACCGATGAGGACATTCGCGATATCAGACAGTTGCATGAGACCCTGTCCGCCTTGATCCGCAGCGGCGGCGGCGTGCCCGCCGCGCTCGAGAACGTCAAATTCCACAAGCGGATCTATGCTATCGCCCGCAATCCGGAGGCCGAGCTCATTCTGGAAGGACGGACCCGCGTTGTCCGCAGCGTCGGCGATGGCTTCGGCGGCTATACGCCGGATGTTTTCGAAACCGTCATCGCCGAGCACGAAAAAATGGTTGTGGCCCTCGAGCGAAAAGACCCGAAAGCCGCCGGCGACGCCGTCTTCGATCATGTCACCGCGGCGCGCGACCGCCTCTTGGCAAAGATGGCAGAGACCCACAGGTTCACATCCGATGCCGCGCCGCAAACTGGAACGCAGCCATCCCAAGGCATTCCTGACCAGACCCTTTGA
- a CDS encoding M28 family peptidase, giving the protein MPDATGLQPDYNRLMAHIREFSRRVKLSGTPEELESFHYLQAEMGAYGYHTRLLSHDAFISLPGKARVEIDGEALRCITHSMSISTPAGGIDAELVHVGEGHEADFSGRNVHGKIVLVDGIATEEVAALASAAGAIGQIHISPNEHLYEMCVSPVWGSPSQHTRNRLPTTAICTITLQNGEPLRKRLADGETIRASIETEVDTGWRKTPILVAELGPDGAEDVPFVLFSGHHDTWHFGVMDNGGANATMLEAARVLAIGRREWKRGLRICFWSGHSHGRYSGSAWYADEYFDELDRRCVAHVNVDSTGGEGATVLTNSGVIDELRSVAAEAIEAVSGQKHAGRRHGRAADQSFWGVGIPSMFGSLSHQPPSPVKMLTALGWWWHTPHDTVEHIDPDNLVRDTRIILLVLHRLLTAQVLPLDYAVYARSLGDELARLDKDLSGQLDIGTLRTSAADLEQWATTLMQRSAGATEAAAERINAALMRASRLLVPLNYTSGERFHPDSALPHTPWPSLDGIRELARLPAHSEDTAFYTVHARQTRNRIAHALREANAVLKGALD; this is encoded by the coding sequence ATGCCTGACGCCACCGGCCTGCAGCCCGATTACAACCGCCTCATGGCGCATATCCGCGAATTCTCGCGGCGCGTAAAACTCTCGGGAACTCCCGAAGAGCTGGAGAGCTTCCACTATCTCCAGGCCGAAATGGGCGCTTACGGCTATCATACCCGGCTGCTATCCCATGATGCCTTCATCAGCCTGCCGGGCAAGGCCAGGGTGGAGATCGACGGCGAGGCTTTGCGCTGCATTACGCATTCCATGTCCATATCCACGCCGGCCGGCGGTATCGACGCCGAACTGGTCCATGTTGGCGAAGGGCATGAAGCTGATTTCTCCGGGCGGAATGTCCATGGCAAGATCGTTCTCGTCGATGGCATCGCGACAGAGGAGGTGGCAGCACTTGCAAGTGCTGCCGGTGCTATCGGACAAATCCATATCAGCCCCAACGAACATCTTTACGAAATGTGCGTCTCGCCGGTGTGGGGAAGCCCTTCGCAGCATACGCGCAACAGGCTTCCGACGACGGCGATCTGCACAATCACACTGCAAAACGGCGAGCCCCTTCGTAAGCGGCTTGCCGATGGTGAAACGATTCGCGCCTCGATCGAAACCGAAGTCGATACCGGCTGGCGCAAGACGCCCATCCTCGTTGCCGAGCTTGGCCCGGACGGCGCCGAAGACGTCCCCTTCGTCCTCTTCTCCGGCCATCATGACACCTGGCATTTCGGCGTCATGGACAATGGCGGCGCCAATGCGACCATGCTCGAGGCGGCGCGAGTGCTGGCCATCGGACGGCGGGAATGGAAGCGGGGACTACGTATCTGCTTCTGGTCGGGCCATTCCCATGGCCGCTATTCCGGCTCGGCCTGGTACGCCGACGAATATTTCGACGAGCTCGACCGCCGCTGCGTCGCCCATGTGAATGTCGATTCCACCGGCGGCGAAGGCGCGACCGTCCTCACCAACTCCGGCGTCATCGACGAATTGCGGTCCGTCGCGGCCGAAGCGATCGAAGCCGTATCGGGGCAGAAACATGCCGGCCGGCGTCATGGCCGCGCCGCCGATCAATCTTTCTGGGGCGTCGGCATTCCCTCCATGTTCGGCAGCCTCAGCCACCAGCCACCGTCCCCGGTCAAGATGCTGACGGCCCTTGGCTGGTGGTGGCATACACCGCATGACACTGTCGAGCATATCGACCCGGACAACCTCGTCCGCGATACGCGCATCATCCTTTTGGTATTGCACCGTCTGCTGACGGCTCAAGTCCTCCCTCTCGACTATGCGGTCTATGCACGATCGCTCGGCGACGAGCTCGCGCGTCTCGATAAAGACCTCTCCGGGCAGCTGGATATCGGCACGCTCCGAACTTCGGCCGCGGACCTCGAGCAATGGGCGACAACGCTGATGCAGCGTTCGGCGGGCGCGACGGAGGCTGCCGCGGAACGGATAAACGCGGCACTGATGCGTGCGTCACGTCTGCTGGTGCCGCTCAACTATACCAGCGGTGAGCGCTTCCATCCGGATTCCGCTCTGCCGCACACACCCTGGCCGTCGCTCGATGGCATACGGGAGCTTGCGCGACTGCCGGCCCATTCCGAAGACACTGCTTTTTATACGGTCCATGCGCGTCAGACCCGCAATCGCATCGCGCATGCGCTGCGGGAAGCCAACGCCGTCCTCAAGGGCGCCCTCGACTAA
- a CDS encoding ABC transporter permease — protein MDWNFLSETFVSLIAAIPLTLSLAGLSILFGAALALALAMARLSGVAVLDWFARFYVFMFRGTPLLVQIFLIYYGLGQFPAIRHSILWPILRQPYWCAVLALTLNTAAYASEIIRGGLLSVPHGQVEAARACGMGRFMQFRRIILPLAIRQALPGYGNEMISMVKATSLASIITLMEVTGVAAKIISETYRAIEVFVVAGAIYLAINFVLTRLVQLLEYWLSPHLREPRPFLIPTTEGDAP, from the coding sequence ATGGACTGGAATTTCCTCAGCGAAACCTTCGTCAGCCTGATTGCGGCCATCCCGCTGACGCTCTCGCTCGCCGGCCTGTCGATCCTCTTCGGCGCCGCGCTGGCGCTGGCGCTCGCCATGGCGCGACTGTCAGGCGTTGCAGTCCTCGACTGGTTCGCACGCTTCTATGTCTTCATGTTTCGAGGGACGCCGCTACTTGTCCAGATCTTTCTGATCTACTACGGTCTCGGTCAATTCCCGGCGATCCGTCACAGCATTCTCTGGCCGATCCTGCGCCAACCCTATTGGTGCGCCGTCCTGGCGCTCACGCTGAATACCGCCGCCTATGCCAGCGAAATCATCCGCGGCGGTCTGCTGTCGGTTCCGCATGGGCAGGTCGAGGCGGCGCGCGCCTGCGGCATGGGGCGCTTCATGCAGTTTCGTCGCATCATCCTGCCGCTCGCCATCCGCCAGGCGCTTCCGGGCTACGGCAACGAAATGATCTCCATGGTCAAGGCGACCTCCCTTGCCTCGATCATCACATTGATGGAGGTGACCGGCGTTGCCGCCAAAATCATCTCGGAAACCTATCGCGCCATCGAAGTCTTCGTCGTTGCGGGCGCGATCTATCTTGCCATCAACTTCGTGCTCACCCGCCTCGTTCAACTGCTCGAATACTGGCTGAGCCCACATTTGCGCGAACCTCGGCCCTTTCTTATCCCGACCACCGAAGGAGATGCGCCATGA